A single Arachidicoccus sp. BS20 DNA region contains:
- a CDS encoding MBOAT family O-acyltransferase, which yields MCYKPVYILIIFLTVSIDFIAAKNIEKSKNIRQRKMHLWLGIINTCTILFIFKYHNFLIDNLHWLGFKSASYWNILLPIGLSFHVFQSLSYVIEVYRGKLKAEHNLLVYANYVMMFPQLVSGPIERAGNLLPQIRNVNHEISYEDFSIGFSRVVWGLLKKVVVADSLGMYVDAVYDNYTHHCGSTLCCATIFFAFRIYCDFSGYSDMAIGLARMLGFRFKENFALPYFSKSITDFWRRWHISLSTWLRDYIYFSLGGNRKGKFKTFRNLMLTMLIGGLWHGASWNFVIWGGLNGIFLCMEKAVGFTRTVFRNIFMKVLQMIYVFILISFTWIFFRAATFEQAISIVKKIFTNFNLSDFQILDNNVFGASVAALIILLFTEIFVLRKYNFEDLFCARYSKVFLPVFSILCVFYIILMGNANGSLFIYFQF from the coding sequence ATGTGCTACAAGCCTGTATATATTTTAATTATTTTTCTGACTGTATCAATTGATTTTATTGCCGCAAAGAACATAGAAAAAAGCAAAAATATCCGTCAAAGAAAGATGCATCTGTGGCTTGGCATTATTAATACCTGTACTATTTTGTTTATTTTTAAGTATCATAATTTTTTGATTGATAATCTTCATTGGTTGGGTTTCAAAAGCGCATCGTACTGGAATATACTGCTGCCGATTGGTTTATCGTTTCACGTATTTCAAAGTTTGAGCTATGTGATAGAAGTTTATCGCGGCAAATTAAAAGCCGAGCATAATCTGCTTGTTTATGCGAACTATGTAATGATGTTTCCGCAATTAGTTTCGGGTCCCATTGAAAGAGCAGGCAATTTGCTGCCGCAGATAAGAAATGTGAATCATGAGATTTCTTATGAAGATTTTTCCATAGGATTTTCACGCGTTGTCTGGGGACTTTTAAAAAAGGTAGTGGTTGCAGATTCGCTGGGTATGTATGTAGATGCTGTTTACGACAATTATACACATCATTGCGGCAGTACATTGTGTTGTGCTACTATCTTTTTCGCGTTTCGTATTTACTGCGATTTTTCGGGCTATTCCGATATGGCTATCGGACTTGCACGAATGTTAGGATTCAGATTCAAAGAAAATTTTGCATTGCCCTATTTTTCAAAAAGCATTACAGATTTCTGGCGGCGGTGGCATATATCATTATCAACATGGTTGCGCGATTATATCTATTTTTCTTTAGGAGGAAATCGCAAAGGAAAATTCAAAACTTTCCGGAACCTGATGCTTACGATGCTTATTGGTGGTCTGTGGCACGGGGCATCGTGGAACTTTGTGATTTGGGGCGGATTGAACGGAATATTTCTTTGCATGGAAAAAGCAGTAGGTTTTACACGAACTGTTTTTAGAAATATATTTATGAAAGTTTTGCAAATGATATACGTTTTTATTTTAATCAGCTTTACATGGATTTTTTTCCGCGCAGCGACTTTTGAACAAGCGATAAGCATCGTCAAAAAAATATTTACAAATTTTAATTTATCGGATTTTCAAATTTTGGATAACAATGTATTTGGCGCATCGGTTGCGGCATTGATAATTTTATTGTTTACCGAAATTTTTGTACTGCGAAAATATAATTTTGAAGACCTCTTTTGTGCACGATATAGTAAAGTATTTCTGCCTGTATTTTCGATATTGTGCGTGTTTTACATTATTCTCATGGGCAATGCAAACGGCTCATTATTTATTTATTTTCAATTTTAA
- the typA gene encoding translational GTPase TypA codes for MDIRNIAIIAHVDHGKTTLVDRILHTAKVFRDNQDTGELIMDNNDLERERGITIFSKNAAVTYNGVKINVIDTPGHSDFGGEVERVLKMADGVILLVDAFEGPMPQTRFVLQKALALGLKPIVVINKVDKPNCRPDEVHDAVFELFFNLDATEEQLDFPTFYGSGKNGWFNDSLTPTEDILPLMDGILKYVPEPKVNEGTLQLQITSLDYSSFLGRIAVGKVTRGTIKENMPIALVQADGSIKKSRVKELYVFEGMGKRKVTEVVAGDLCAVVGLEDFNIGDTIADAENPEALPIISVDEPTMSMLFSINTSPFFGKDGKFVTSRHLRDRLLKETEKNLALRIEDTDSADSFLVYGRGILHLGVLIETMRREGYELTVGQPQVLVKDIDGKKHEPYEILVIDVPEEYSGKAIDLVTQRKGEMQVMESKGEMQHIEFEIPSRGLIGLRSQMLTNTAGEAVMAHRFSEYKPWKGPIPGRNNGVLISKNQAPTTAYSIDKLQDRGSFFVDPGDEVYVGQIIAEHIKPGDLVVNATEGKKLTNMRASGSDDSVRIVPKIQMTLEECMEYIQADECIEVTPKVIRLRKVLLAEEDRKRQSKSQQ; via the coding sequence ATGGATATCAGGAACATTGCCATTATTGCGCACGTTGACCACGGTAAAACTACCTTGGTGGACAGAATTTTACATACCGCCAAAGTTTTCCGCGACAATCAGGATACAGGCGAGTTGATAATGGACAACAACGACCTCGAACGCGAAAGAGGCATTACTATTTTCAGTAAAAATGCAGCCGTTACCTACAACGGTGTAAAAATAAATGTCATTGACACGCCCGGCCACTCCGACTTTGGCGGCGAAGTGGAACGTGTATTGAAAATGGCGGACGGTGTGATTTTGCTCGTTGATGCTTTTGAAGGACCGATGCCGCAAACACGCTTCGTGTTGCAGAAAGCGTTGGCTTTGGGATTAAAACCGATTGTTGTTATTAACAAGGTGGATAAACCAAACTGTCGTCCCGATGAAGTGCATGATGCAGTTTTTGAATTATTCTTCAACCTCGATGCAACCGAAGAACAATTGGATTTTCCTACATTTTACGGAAGCGGCAAAAACGGTTGGTTCAACGACAGTCTTACGCCTACAGAAGATATTTTGCCTTTGATGGACGGCATTTTAAAATATGTGCCTGAGCCGAAAGTGAATGAAGGTACTTTGCAGTTGCAAATCACTTCATTGGATTATTCTTCTTTCCTGGGAAGAATTGCAGTAGGGAAAGTTACGCGCGGAACGATTAAAGAAAATATGCCGATTGCTTTGGTGCAGGCTGACGGCAGCATCAAAAAATCGCGTGTGAAAGAATTATATGTATTTGAAGGAATGGGCAAACGCAAAGTAACCGAAGTAGTTGCAGGCGATTTGTGTGCAGTTGTTGGTCTGGAAGATTTCAACATCGGCGATACCATTGCCGATGCTGAAAATCCTGAAGCATTGCCCATCATCAGCGTGGATGAACCTACGATGAGCATGTTGTTCAGTATCAATACTTCGCCTTTCTTTGGTAAAGACGGAAAATTTGTAACATCCCGCCACCTGCGCGACAGATTGCTCAAAGAAACAGAAAAAAATCTTGCATTGCGTATCGAAGATACTGATAGTGCGGATAGTTTCTTAGTATATGGTCGTGGTATTTTGCATTTGGGCGTATTGATTGAAACCATGCGTCGCGAGGGCTATGAATTGACTGTCGGACAACCGCAGGTTTTGGTAAAGGATATTGATGGCAAAAAACACGAGCCTTACGAAATTCTCGTAATTGACGTTCCTGAAGAATATAGCGGTAAAGCAATCGACTTGGTTACACAACGCAAAGGCGAAATGCAGGTAATGGAAAGCAAAGGCGAAATGCAACATATCGAATTTGAAATCCCTTCGCGCGGGTTGATTGGTTTGCGTTCACAAATGCTGACCAATACTGCCGGCGAAGCCGTAATGGCGCATCGTTTCAGCGAATACAAGCCTTGGAAAGGTCCGATTCCCGGAAGAAATAATGGCGTATTGATTTCTAAAAACCAGGCTCCGACAACGGCATATTCAATTGATAAATTGCAAGACCGCGGTTCGTTCTTCGTTGACCCGGGAGATGAAGTGTATGTAGGACAAATTATTGCAGAACACATCAAGCCGGGCGACCTTGTGGTAAATGCAACGGAAGGTAAAAAGCTCACGAATATGCGTGCCAGCGGCAGTGATGATTCCGTGCGCATCGTGCCGAAAATACAAATGACCTTGGAAGAATGTATGGAATATATTCAGGCTGATGAATGTATCGAAGTAACGCCGAAAGTCATTCGTCTGCGCAAAGTTTTGTTGGCAGAAGAAGACAGGAAGCGTCAATCAAAATCGCAGCAGTAA
- a CDS encoding YggS family pyridoxal phosphate-dependent enzyme, whose amino-acid sequence MLSEQEQIISALQSIHTRIDNACEKAGRNKDEVRLLLATKTVPPEKIKMAIEAGETLIGENRVQEYTEKFDAIKDLPCERHFIGHLQTNKIKEVLKYVSCIQSVDSIDLAEKLDTRLQYEDKSIDIFVQVNTSFEESKFGVEPSLAFDLIKRINQLGTLKIKGLMTIGLFSEDELLVKKSYRLLRELRNEAIAKDLLRAASNELSMGMSNDLELAIEEGATMVRVGSAVFGKRG is encoded by the coding sequence ATGTTATCCGAACAAGAACAAATCATATCCGCATTACAATCCATTCACACAAGAATCGATAACGCTTGCGAAAAAGCAGGGCGCAACAAAGATGAAGTTCGATTGCTATTAGCGACCAAAACCGTTCCGCCCGAAAAAATAAAAATGGCAATCGAAGCAGGAGAAACATTGATTGGCGAAAACCGCGTGCAGGAATACACCGAAAAATTTGATGCCATTAAAGACTTGCCTTGCGAACGTCATTTCATCGGGCATTTGCAGACGAACAAGATAAAAGAAGTACTGAAATATGTAAGCTGTATTCAGTCTGTGGACAGTATTGATTTGGCGGAAAAATTAGACACGCGTTTGCAATACGAAGACAAAAGTATCGACATATTTGTTCAGGTAAATACCTCTTTTGAAGAAAGTAAATTTGGTGTTGAACCAAGTCTCGCATTTGATTTAATCAAAAGGATTAATCAACTCGGCACCTTGAAAATAAAAGGTTTAATGACGATTGGTTTGTTCAGCGAAGATGAACTGCTTGTAAAAAAAAGTTACCGTTTACTGCGCGAATTAAGAAACGAAGCAATTGCAAAGGACCTGCTGCGCGCCGCTTCCAACGAATTGTCGATGGGTATGAGTAACGATTTGGAACTGGCGATTGAAGAAGGCGCGACAATGGTTAGAGTTGGCTCGGCGGTATTTGGAAAGCGGGGATAA
- a CDS encoding L-threonylcarbamoyladenylate synthase yields the protein MFLHVHPDNPNPRNIKTIAECLLDGGIIIYPTDTIYGLGCDIYQHKAVERIAQIKQIQLQKINMSFICKDLSNLSLYTKSISTPLYRMLKQYLPGPYTFILPASKEVPKILQTKKNTIGLRVPNNNICHSLLQELNHPILSTSLPGEMVEEYTDPELMYENFKNIVDIVVDGGTGGMKPSTVVDCTKEPYEVIREGLGKFETEE from the coding sequence ATGTTTTTACACGTTCATCCCGATAATCCCAATCCAAGAAATATCAAAACCATTGCCGAGTGTCTGCTCGACGGCGGTATTATTATTTATCCCACCGATACCATTTATGGTTTGGGTTGCGATATTTACCAGCATAAGGCTGTGGAAAGAATTGCACAGATTAAACAAATACAATTACAAAAAATCAACATGAGTTTTATTTGTAAAGATTTGAGCAATCTCAGCCTCTATACGAAATCTATTTCGACACCTTTGTACAGAATGCTGAAACAATATCTGCCGGGACCTTATACCTTTATTTTACCTGCAAGCAAAGAAGTACCGAAGATTTTACAGACAAAAAAAAATACGATTGGCTTGCGTGTACCAAATAATAATATTTGCCACTCATTGCTGCAAGAACTGAATCATCCGATTCTTTCAACGTCGCTTCCCGGCGAAATGGTAGAGGAATATACGGACCCGGAATTGATGTACGAAAACTTTAAAAACATTGTAGATATCGTAGTCGATGGCGGCACCGGCGGCATGAAACCTTCAACAGTCGTGGACTGTACCAAAGAACCTTACGAGGTGATAAGAGAAGGATTAGGTAAATTTGAAACGGAAGAATGA
- a CDS encoding transglutaminase family protein, whose product MPNYHVKHITRYSYASPVIDCSNQIMLYPVSDNLQQVKEHRISITGNPLIEIFTDYFGNKIGMFTLIQPHHELVITSEAEVETFPHHFPTNETSAEAQWAELDELCNQFPYIDFLQAESFDNLSELENVINQIFDKNKTPFENVKAFSEYIYQNFEYKKGITNVETKVSEIWKLKAGVCQDFAHTLLLMLRKMRIPSRYVSGYICPKNEDDLRGAGATHAWIEAYIPGYGWTGFDPTNNCIVNDQHIKLAIGRNFSDCTPVKGTYKGCSAHQLDVSVIIENGERNKKSKQAKDVLPPVVFTSTSENPTQVSQSNSYRIYIEQMQQQQ is encoded by the coding sequence ATGCCTAATTATCACGTTAAACACATTACACGTTACTCTTATGCTTCGCCTGTGATTGATTGTTCCAATCAAATTATGCTGTATCCCGTCAGCGACAATTTGCAGCAAGTGAAAGAGCATCGTATTTCCATTACGGGCAATCCTTTGATAGAAATTTTTACGGATTATTTCGGCAATAAAATCGGTATGTTCACATTGATTCAGCCGCATCACGAACTTGTAATTACATCCGAAGCAGAAGTGGAAACCTTTCCACACCATTTTCCGACAAATGAAACTTCCGCAGAAGCACAATGGGCGGAGTTGGACGAGCTGTGTAATCAATTTCCATACATCGATTTTTTACAGGCAGAATCATTTGATAATCTTTCGGAATTAGAAAATGTAATCAATCAAATATTCGACAAAAACAAAACACCTTTCGAAAATGTAAAAGCATTTTCGGAATACATTTATCAAAACTTTGAATACAAAAAAGGCATCACAAATGTAGAAACCAAAGTGAGCGAAATATGGAAGCTGAAAGCCGGCGTGTGTCAGGATTTTGCACATACGCTTTTGCTGATGCTTCGCAAAATGCGCATTCCGTCGCGCTACGTGAGCGGATATATCTGCCCGAAAAATGAGGATGATTTACGCGGCGCCGGCGCTACCCATGCATGGATTGAAGCCTATATTCCGGGTTATGGCTGGACGGGCTTTGACCCGACAAACAATTGCATCGTGAACGACCAACATATCAAGCTCGCCATCGGTAGAAACTTCAGTGATTGCACGCCCGTAAAAGGAACATACAAAGGTTGCTCCGCGCATCAACTGGATGTTTCCGTAATTATCGAAAACGGCGAGCGGAATAAAAAATCAAAGCAAGCAAAAGATGTGTTGCCTCCGGTGGTGTTTACTTCAACATCGGAAAATCCGACACAGGTAAGCCAATCCAATTCATATAGAATTTACATAGAGCAAATGCAGCAGCAACAGTAA
- a CDS encoding alpha-E domain-containing protein: protein MLSRVAESVFWMARYMERTNGLLRVLRTNYIASQDDVTNFNWRTTLQTYGYLKSEEIEGIQFDSRKVLQYVMLDRDNDASLINNITRARENARSVQDHITKEMWQALNGYYHLIREKEIEWLIKNGDPVSALDLLLKQALFLHGTIDETMARDEAYNYLNVGRYIERGIISIDVLIIRLNEIGLHLSQSEETPLWRYLLYSLSGYELYLKNNKGLLRADLVIKQILHNPYFVHSISYCIHRTLRYFQRLQRESTPENFQKVEFLLGKTQNELKYSSQDFTNEASVKNILLTTRKDIVATTQALNQYYFGI from the coding sequence ATGTTAAGCCGAGTAGCTGAATCTGTGTTTTGGATGGCTCGATACATGGAGCGGACAAACGGATTGTTGAGAGTCCTGCGAACCAATTATATTGCTTCTCAGGACGATGTTACCAACTTCAACTGGCGCACCACGCTGCAAACTTACGGTTATCTTAAAAGCGAGGAGATAGAGGGCATCCAATTCGACTCAAGAAAAGTATTGCAGTACGTGATGCTCGACAGAGACAACGATGCGTCGCTCATCAACAACATTACGCGGGCGCGGGAAAATGCGCGCTCCGTACAGGACCATATTACCAAAGAAATGTGGCAGGCGCTGAATGGCTATTATCATCTCATCCGCGAAAAAGAAATAGAATGGCTGATAAAAAACGGCGACCCGGTTTCTGCATTGGATTTATTATTAAAACAGGCGCTTTTCCTGCACGGAACGATTGATGAAACCATGGCGCGCGACGAAGCATATAATTACCTGAATGTGGGGAGATACATCGAGCGCGGCATTATTTCCATCGATGTCCTGATAATTCGACTGAACGAAATAGGACTACATCTTTCCCAATCGGAAGAAACACCGCTTTGGCGATATTTGCTGTACTCATTATCGGGCTACGAATTATATCTGAAAAATAACAAAGGACTCTTACGTGCCGATTTGGTTATCAAACAAATTCTGCACAACCCGTATTTCGTGCATTCCATCAGTTATTGCATTCATCGAACGCTTCGGTATTTCCAACGTCTGCAACGCGAAAGCACACCGGAAAATTTTCAAAAAGTAGAATTTTTATTGGGCAAAACACAAAACGAACTGAAATACAGTTCGCAGGATTTTACCAATGAAGCATCTGTAAAAAACATACTTTTGACTACACGAAAAGATATTGTGGCTACGACACAAGCATTGAACCAATATTATTTCGGAATTTAA
- a CDS encoding circularly permuted type 2 ATP-grasp protein, with protein MSVSVSLNEYSVGENLWDEMIGPEGLRTCYQKFAGSIQNMTREEMSSKDELAKKLFMTQGITFTVYSNNEGLEKIFPFDIIPRIIQADEWKTIEAGIKQRLKALNIFLKDIYHQQFIIHDGIIPAKLIYSCPVFLREMVNVNVPFDIYSHIAGIDLIRDADGKFYVLEDNLRTPSGVSYMLENRAMTSRIFPDMIPKNNVRKVNAYPDLLLQNLLALSNSQESSPTVVLLTPGIYNSAYFEHTTLARLMGIELVEGRDLVIENHFVYMKTTKGLKKVDVIYRRVDDDFIDPLTFRPDSILGVPGIYWSYRKGNVAIVNAMGNGVADDKAVYAYVPDMIKYYLNEEPILKNVPTLRLEIPDNRKYVYENVHNMVIKKTNESGGYGMLMGNKASEEEINNYLKAIEADPRSFIAQPIINLSSAPCYIDGKIQPRRVDLRPFALYGPDGINIVPGGLTRVALREGSLVVNSSQGGGSKDTWVLA; from the coding sequence ATGTCAGTATCTGTTTCATTAAACGAATATAGTGTAGGCGAAAACTTATGGGACGAAATGATTGGACCCGAAGGCTTGCGCACGTGTTACCAAAAATTTGCAGGCAGCATCCAAAACATGACCCGCGAAGAAATGAGCAGCAAAGATGAACTGGCGAAAAAACTGTTCATGACGCAAGGCATCACATTTACCGTTTACAGCAACAACGAAGGCTTGGAGAAAATTTTTCCTTTTGATATTATTCCGCGCATTATACAAGCCGATGAGTGGAAAACCATTGAAGCTGGCATCAAACAACGATTGAAAGCGCTCAATATTTTTCTGAAAGATATTTATCATCAGCAATTCATTATTCACGATGGTATTATTCCCGCAAAGCTCATTTACTCCTGCCCTGTTTTTTTAAGAGAGATGGTTAATGTAAATGTGCCATTCGATATTTATTCGCACATTGCGGGCATTGATTTAATACGCGATGCAGACGGAAAGTTTTATGTACTGGAAGATAATCTGCGTACGCCGTCGGGCGTTTCATATATGCTGGAAAACCGCGCCATGACTTCGCGCATTTTTCCCGATATGATTCCCAAAAACAATGTACGGAAAGTGAATGCTTATCCCGATTTGTTGTTGCAAAATCTGCTCGCATTATCCAATTCGCAGGAAAGCTCGCCTACCGTGGTTTTACTCACGCCGGGTATTTATAATTCGGCATATTTTGAGCATACAACATTAGCAAGGTTAATGGGAATCGAATTGGTGGAAGGAAGAGACTTGGTTATCGAAAATCATTTCGTCTATATGAAAACCACCAAAGGTTTGAAAAAGGTAGATGTGATTTATCGCCGCGTGGATGATGATTTTATCGACCCGCTTACTTTTCGTCCCGACAGTATTCTTGGTGTTCCCGGCATTTACTGGTCATACAGAAAAGGTAACGTTGCCATTGTAAACGCTATGGGCAACGGTGTTGCGGACGATAAAGCCGTGTACGCTTATGTTCCCGACATGATTAAGTATTATCTAAACGAAGAACCGATTCTGAAAAATGTACCGACTTTGCGCTTGGAAATTCCCGACAACCGGAAATATGTATATGAAAATGTACACAATATGGTTATCAAAAAAACCAACGAATCGGGCGGCTACGGAATGCTGATGGGCAACAAGGCTTCGGAAGAAGAAATTAACAATTATCTCAAAGCCATTGAAGCTGACCCGCGAAGTTTTATTGCGCAACCGATTATCAATTTATCGTCCGCACCGTGTTATATCGACGGTAAAATTCAACCGCGCCGTGTAGATTTAAGACCGTTTGCTTTATATGGTCCCGATGGAATTAATATTGTTCCCGGCGGATTGACAAGAGTGGCTTTGCGCGAAGGTTCGCTTGTGGTAAATTCTTCACAAGGCGGCGGCAGCAAAGACACTTGGGTGTTGGCATAA
- a CDS encoding putative LPS assembly protein LptD, which produces MVKYFNAKTRMVLSACAGFLFLWICQAGAQSNAANNIRALTILTIRGAKDSVNTDTIPASWAMKMDNRTPQDIFIQKHARPVDESIFSKDSLGMIVDFKATDSVIYHVKSNMLYLYKDADVKDPDDDITANTIEYNRNNNQVRAYGNSDTSNEISGRPTILQKGSKSIMDTAVYNIKTQKGILKNTFYNEGEIFVKADIAKKVDSNSIFIKDARFTTCNLEPPHFDFHAWKMKMITGKLAVSGPAFPEFEGVPMPVIIPFGIYPLTRGRHSGLLPPTFEQNSSYGLGITGLGYYKVINDNWDVTTRANLYTYGGYLVTISPEYYKRYKYRGNLSFSYQYTKILNSGGVSEQEYQTGTTMHINWSHSMDSKAHPGVSFSANVDAGSTKFNTYLANNPYANFSNNLTSSITYAKNWDNGKYNLSLSATHNQNSNTHQINVQFPTLNFSTTTIYPFQKKESADNSKWYDNIGFSYNTTILNQLSFFDTAKNSFRSLLDTMQWGAQHSLPITLTLPALGPLIFTPSVSYAENWYSRKDTLSWDAERRKVDTTIMRGFYTARQMSFGVTMNTRIFGTVNFKNGGGIRHEVRPSIGFSYTPDMNSKNYKNVHVDTTEYEQRYSVYGIGNVVSAFGEGQSGAITFSLDNVLMMRTPNKNDTTGDPENKYKKFNLLDGFGLSTSYNLLADSLNWAPVAIYARTSLFNNKLSVNSNMTLDQYEYGSHGNRINKLLWSQGKIGTITNGTLSLSTSFSSKKTDDRPDSSRIEMDPNMPLDQQEEQLNYVRSNPGEFVDFNIPWNVQLSYAMGFNRQVNPDYSGFHKVFNSSLNMNGDFSLSPKWKAGGSLYYDVINHQVGMMTLFLSRDMHCWQMSINITPIGRYKSFSIILNPKSGILRDLKINRTRQFYQY; this is translated from the coding sequence ATGGTCAAATATTTCAACGCAAAAACAAGAATGGTTTTATCTGCCTGCGCAGGTTTTTTGTTTTTGTGGATTTGCCAAGCCGGGGCGCAATCCAACGCAGCCAACAACATCCGGGCACTTACCATCCTTACCATCCGCGGAGCCAAAGATTCTGTAAATACCGACACGATTCCTGCAAGCTGGGCAATGAAAATGGATAACCGCACCCCGCAGGATATTTTCATACAAAAGCACGCGCGCCCGGTAGATGAAAGTATTTTTTCTAAAGATTCGCTGGGCATGATTGTCGATTTTAAAGCCACCGATTCCGTGATTTATCACGTAAAATCCAATATGCTGTACCTGTACAAAGATGCAGATGTGAAAGACCCTGACGATGATATAACCGCAAATACAATAGAATATAATCGAAATAACAACCAGGTAAGAGCTTACGGCAACAGCGATACTTCCAACGAAATAAGCGGCAGACCGACCATTTTACAAAAAGGCAGCAAGTCCATCATGGATACTGCGGTTTACAATATAAAAACCCAGAAAGGTATTCTTAAAAACACTTTTTACAATGAAGGCGAAATTTTTGTAAAAGCCGATATTGCCAAAAAAGTGGACAGCAATTCTATTTTCATCAAAGATGCACGGTTTACCACCTGTAATCTTGAGCCGCCGCATTTCGACTTCCATGCGTGGAAAATGAAAATGATTACCGGTAAACTTGCCGTTTCCGGTCCGGCATTTCCCGAATTTGAAGGTGTGCCGATGCCTGTAATTATTCCGTTTGGTATTTACCCGCTTACAAGAGGGCGGCATTCCGGTTTGCTGCCGCCTACCTTTGAGCAAAACAGCAGCTACGGACTGGGCATTACGGGATTGGGCTACTACAAAGTAATCAATGACAACTGGGATGTAACCACCCGCGCCAACCTGTACACGTACGGCGGTTACCTTGTTACCATAAGTCCTGAATATTATAAACGGTACAAATATCGCGGTAATCTTAGCTTTTCATATCAATATACTAAAATACTGAATAGCGGCGGCGTAAGCGAACAGGAATACCAAACAGGAACAACGATGCACATCAACTGGAGCCATTCTATGGACAGTAAGGCACATCCCGGCGTAAGCTTTTCTGCCAATGTGGATGCGGGCAGCACGAAGTTCAATACCTATCTCGCCAACAATCCTTATGCGAATTTCAGCAACAACCTCACATCTTCCATTACCTATGCAAAAAACTGGGACAATGGTAAATACAATTTGTCGTTGTCTGCTACGCATAACCAAAACAGCAATACGCATCAAATAAATGTCCAGTTTCCCACACTGAACTTTTCTACAACTACCATTTATCCTTTCCAGAAAAAGGAATCTGCGGATAACTCAAAGTGGTACGACAATATTGGATTTTCGTACAACACAACCATACTAAACCAGTTGTCGTTTTTTGATACGGCAAAAAACTCTTTCCGCAGTTTACTTGACACCATGCAATGGGGCGCACAGCACTCCTTACCTATCACGCTTACGTTGCCTGCGCTCGGTCCGCTGATTTTTACGCCATCGGTAAGCTATGCCGAAAACTGGTACAGCAGAAAAGATACACTAAGTTGGGATGCGGAAAGACGTAAAGTAGATACAACCATTATGCGCGGTTTTTACACCGCACGCCAAATGAGCTTCGGCGTAACTATGAACACCCGCATTTTCGGTACGGTTAATTTTAAAAACGGCGGCGGCATTAGGCATGAAGTACGACCCTCTATCGGCTTTTCTTATACACCGGACATGAACAGTAAAAATTATAAGAATGTCCATGTGGATACTACTGAATACGAGCAAAGATATTCTGTTTATGGCATCGGCAATGTGGTATCTGCCTTTGGAGAAGGACAAAGCGGCGCTATTACTTTCAGCCTGGACAATGTGCTGATGATGCGGACACCGAATAAAAATGACACCACCGGCGACCCCGAAAATAAGTATAAAAAATTTAACCTGCTTGATGGATTCGGGCTTAGCACAAGCTACAATTTGTTGGCAGACTCTCTCAATTGGGCACCTGTTGCTATATATGCGCGAACATCGCTTTTTAACAATAAGTTGAGCGTTAATTCCAATATGACCCTCGACCAATACGAATATGGCTCACATGGCAACAGAATTAATAAGCTGCTTTGGTCACAGGGGAAAATAGGAACCATTACCAATGGAACATTGTCTTTGTCCACATCTTTCTCAAGCAAAAAAACGGACGACCGTCCCGATAGTTCACGCATAGAAATGGACCCGAATATGCCACTCGACCAGCAGGAAGAGCAACTGAATTATGTAAGAAGCAATCCCGGCGAATTTGTCGATTTCAATATCCCGTGGAATGTGCAACTTTCTTATGCCATGGGTTTTAACCGGCAGGTAAATCCCGATTACAGCGGCTTCCATAAGGTGTTCAACTCGAGCCTTAACATGAATGGCGACTTCAGTCTTTCGCCCAAATGGAAAGCCGGCGGCAGCCTGTATTACGATGTTATTAATCATCAGGTTGGGATGATGACGCTTTTTCTTTCCCGCGATATGCATTGCTGGCAAATGTCCATCAATATTACACCGATTGGTCGTTATAAATCTTTCAGTATTATTTTGAATCCTAAATCGGGCATTTTACGCGATTTGAAGATTAACAGAACAAGACAGTTCTATCAATATTAA